The following proteins come from a genomic window of Polaribacter dokdonensis:
- a CDS encoding DUF6438 domain-containing protein, translated as MKKVLLIIFIFTSTFLFANQIDSLNNSKDVEEFAKKIYPKFTKFEWSEFKIISTEKVKEKVSCKDEYDLLGMKNWEKIDITNDGLTDLILTAYWGTTLYSYAIVDNGNNSFKTYTLSKNVFDNCELFKPIKKGDLNYLKIYIKKQEQVGLMESKELIIKDTLIFKFQEFIELNKKPANYKIKGIEFQTSGCYGTCPVFNLKINYKGKAEFNGQAYIKHKGKSERKIPIKLFNQIQELLEFIEVKKLKDNYSVAWSDDQTSTLTIHFNDNSIKKIRDYGMIGTFGLMAVYSKLIEIGKETEWKK; from the coding sequence ATGAAAAAAGTACTTCTAATAATATTCATTTTTACTTCAACATTCTTGTTTGCTAATCAAATTGACAGTTTGAACAACTCAAAAGACGTGGAAGAATTTGCGAAAAAGATATATCCAAAATTCACCAAATTTGAATGGTCTGAATTCAAAATAATATCAACAGAAAAAGTGAAAGAGAAAGTTTCCTGTAAAGATGAATATGATTTACTAGGAATGAAAAATTGGGAAAAAATTGACATAACAAATGACGGATTAACCGATTTGATTTTAACTGCCTATTGGGGAACAACTCTTTACAGCTACGCAATCGTAGATAATGGAAATAATAGCTTCAAGACTTATACGCTTTCAAAGAATGTTTTTGATAATTGTGAATTGTTTAAACCAATCAAAAAAGGTGATTTAAATTATTTAAAAATTTATATTAAAAAACAAGAGCAAGTAGGATTAATGGAATCTAAAGAATTAATTATAAAGGATACGTTAATTTTTAAGTTTCAGGAATTTATAGAGCTTAATAAAAAACCTGCAAATTATAAAATCAAAGGAATTGAATTTCAAACTAGTGGCTGTTATGGAACTTGTCCTGTATTTAACTTAAAAATAAATTATAAAGGAAAAGCCGAATTTAATGGACAAGCGTATATAAAGCACAAAGGAAAGTCTGAAAGAAAAATACCAATTAAATTATTTAATCAAATACAGGAATTACTGGAATTTATTGAAGTTAAAAAACTAAAAGATAACTATTCTGTTGCTTGGTCAGATGATCAAACTAGTACTTTGACTATTCATTTCAATGACAATAGCATAAAAAAAATAAGAGATTATGGTATGATTGGTACTTTTGGGTTAATGGCAGTTTATAGTAAATTAATAGAAATAGGAAAAGAAACAGAATGGAAAAAATAA